The nucleotide window CTTCGTCAAGCTCACGCGCGAGCAGCAGCTGGACGTCCTCAACCGCACCTTCCACGCCGGCGCCTGAGGTCGGCACGGGGTGAAGGAGCCAGATGACTGACACCATCACCTCCGCGACACGGGGCGGCCGGGACCAGGACTTCCTGGCCCCGGCCGCCCGTTTGCGCGGGGCAGGAATCGGTGGGCTGGAGGAGCTCACAGACCTTCAGCGCTCAGAGCGGTTGGCGAGGATGCGTGAGGGCAGCCTCGGCTCGATCCACTCCTGGGAGCTGGTGACAGCCGTGGACGGCCCCGGAACGCGGATGACCGTGTTCCTGAACGGCTGCCCGCTGCGCTGCTTGTACTGTCATAACCCTGACACTTTCCTCATGAAGGACGGCGAACCTGTCTCCGCAGACGAGCTACTGCGTCGCATGAAGCGCTACCGGGGCGTCTTCCGCGCTTCGGGTGGAGGTATCACCCTCTCCGGTGGAGAGGTACTCATGCAGCCAGCCTTCGCCGCGCGCCTGCTGCGCGGCGCCAAGGAGATGGGTATCCACACCTGCATCGACACCTCCGGTTTCCTGGGCGCCAACTGCACCGACGAGATGCTTGACGACATCGACCTGGTGCTCCTGGATGTCAAGAGCGGCACCGAGGAGATTTACAAGCATGTCACCGGCCGCGAACTGGCCCCCACCATCGCCTTCGGTGACCGTCTGGCCGCCAAGGGGATAGAGATCTGGGCCCGCTTCGTGCTGGTGCCCGGCCTGACCGACGCCCCTGAGAATGTGGAGCAGGTGGCCCGCATCATCGAGCGCTGGCGCTCCAGCGTCACCCGGGTGGAGGTCCTGCCCTTCCACCAGATGGGTACGGACAAGTGGGACGCGCTCGGGCTGGACTACCAGCTGCGCGACACCCGGCCACCCGAGCCTGAACTCATAGAGTCCACCCGTGCAATCTTCCGCTCCCACGGCTTCGTGGTCCACTGAGTCCGGCTGAGTCCGACGGCGATCGGTCCCGACCGCCGCGAACACAGTGGGGATCTCGGCTTCCTCTCGTGATACCCCTGGGGGTATGATCGGCCAAGGCGGGCGATGAGGCCCTCCACGAGTCAACAATGAGGTGAGCTCAACATGGCCAGAGTGGTCGTTCTGGGCGCGGGGGTCTCCGGTCACACGGCCGCGCAGCACCTGCGTCGCCTGCTCCCGCGCGAGAATGAGGTGGTTGTCATCAGCCCCAATTCCCACTGGAACTGGATCCCGTCCAACATTTGGGTGGGAACGGGGCGCATGCGCGAGGAGCAGGTCGTCTTCCCACTCGCGCCCATCTACAAGCGTAAGGGCATCACCTTCCATCAGGCCAAGGCCGTGGCGATCCACCCGGAGGGCACCCTGACCGACGAGCGGCCCCAGGTGGAGCTCGTCTTCACGGAGCCCGGTCGCGAGGGTGAGACCCGCCGCCTTGCCTACGACTACCTCATCAACGCCACCGGACCGAAGCTGAACTTCGACGCCACCCCGGGACTCGGGCCCGAGGTCGGCAACAGCCTGTCGGTGTGCACGGCGTCCCACGCCGTCCAGACGGCCGCCGAGCTGCGCAAGGTGATCGAGGCGGCTCGCGTCGGCGAGCGCCAGCGCCTCGTCATCGGCACGGGTAACGGCACCTGCACCTGCCAGGGCGCCGCGTTCGAGTACACCTTCAATGTCGACTTCGAGCTGCGCGAGGCCGGGGTCCGCGACATGTGCGAGATCGTCTACCTCACCAACGAGGCCGAACTGGGCGACTTCGGCGTGGGAGGCATGCGCTTCCGCCAGGCGGGCTACCAGACCACCTCCCAGTTGTGGACGGAGTCGCTCTTCCGCGAGCGTGGCGTCAAGGCGATTTCCGGGGCGGCCGTCAAGCGCGTCGAGGAGGGCTCCCTGGTCTACGAGTCGCTCGACGGGAAGACGCACCGCCTCGACTTCGACTTCGCGATGCTCCTGCCGCCCTTCTCCGGCCAGCCCATCAAGGCCTACGACCGGGTCGGCGAGGACATCACCTCGACCGTCTTCGCGCCGAGCGGTTTCATGAAGGTTGACGCGGACTACACCCTGCGCCCGTACGAGGAGTGGAGCGCCGACGACTGGCCGCGCACCTACCAGAACCCGACCTACCCCCAGCTGTTCGCCGCGGGCATCGCCTTCGCCCCGCCGCACGCCATCTCCAAGCCGCGCAAGACGCCCAACGGCACGCTTATCGCGCCCGCCCCGCCGCGCACCGGCCAGCCCTCGGGGACGATCGGCCGCGCTTGCGCCGAGTCGATCGCGGACATGGTGCGCGGTCGGAACAAGCCGCTGCACCACGCCTCAATGGCGGAGATGGGTGCCTCCTGCGTCGCCTCGACAGGTGCGAACCTGCTCACCGGTTCGGCGGCGGCCATGATCATGTTCCCTGTCGTGCCCGACGAGCGGAAGTACCCGGAGACCGGCCGCCACCCCTACCACACGCGTGGTGAGATCGGCCTCTTCGGCCACTGGATCAAGTACATGCTCCACCACCTGTTCATCTACAAGGCCAAGTCCCGACTGGGCTGGTCCCTTCTCCCGGAGTGATCGACATGACTGCAACCCCCAAGAGCACCGACGACGCCTCCACCGTGGACGAGGAGCAGCCGACGGTTGGTCTCCTCGTCGAGGAGCTGGACCCGGTCCAGGCCGAGCGCATCCGCCGGGCCCCGCTGCCCACGAAGCAGACGCTGCGCCGACGCCGGTTCCTGCCGGTCCAGGCCGGTAAGTTCGTCGTGACGAACCTGCGCATCCTCGACATCGTGATCCGGGAGAAGCTCGGACACTGACGCGAACGTGACACGCCCCTGACACGGCGGTCACAACGCACGGTGGGCGCCCCGGCTCCTTATCGAGCCGGGGCGCCCACCGTCGTGTGCCGTGAGGCGGGTCGGGGCGGCCTGGTCCGCGGTTTCCGGGGTGAGTTCGTAGCGTGGTGGCGGTTACCGTGGTGATGCGCGGGCGGGCCACCTGGCTGCCAATGGACGACGCCGAGCGTCGTGCGATCGTGCGTGGATGGTGGGTCGCCTCGCTGTGCGGCGGTATCGACCTCCCGGCGTGGAACGATCCCCAGGCGGACGACCAGCCGGTCAAGGTCTGGGACCGCCAGAACCAGGAGTGGGTGGCCTTCCCCTGCCCCCTGCTCACGCCGCCCTCGCAGATGAGCAGGGCGAGCGCGATGCTGTCGGCGCTGCTCGAGTCCGTCCTGCTCGCCTACCTCGATGCGCCGATCAAGGGGCTGGACGCCTTCAGGCCCTCAAGCTCTTCACCATCGAGGGTGTCATGGGCGTGGGCCCGGTGCGAATCGCCCCGGATGAGGACGGCCGCGCGCCTCAGGCCAGAGCGTCGGACAGTGCCTGAGCCGACTGCTCAACCTGCCAAGGGCGGGCATGATGGCTTTCCAGGACCTCCTGCACCGTCATACGGCTGGGATGACGCTCTCCGGCCCTACCGAGCTCCCAAGCCAGGTGCCGCTGCGTGTCAGGAGACAGCAGAAGTTCCTGGGGCAGCCGCAACTCATCTGCCCGGTCGCGCACTGTCTGGCGCACCAACGCCAGCATCTCAGCGGCGTCAGCGTGGTGGCGAGCCCAGGAGCGCGGTTGCGGCAGCTCGCCAGGAGCCAACTGAGCGTGGGGTGCAGGCAACTCGGAGTCAGGCAGTGCCAGGGCGCGCTCAACCGCCTGCCACCACTCCTCTTGGTGCAGGCGCGCCTGCCGTGAAGAGAACTCACGCAACGAGGCCAGCTTCTTACGTGAAGTCGGGCGTGCCAACGAGGCCGCGATTAACGCGGCGTGCGGCAGCACCTTCGACGGCGTGCGGTCCTCCTCCTTAGCGATCTCCTCCCGCACGGTCCAAAGCTCACGCAGCACTGCCAGCGAACGAGGCGAACGCACAGCCTTGCCCGCACGAGGAGTCTTCCGCCAAGGGTCAGTCTTGGCGGGCTTGGGCGGGCGCGTGCGCAAGTGCTCGAACTCTTGCGCAGCCCACTCGTCCTTACCCACGGAAGCCAACTCCTCACCCAGTGCCTCACGCAGATCCGCCAGCAACTCAACGTCAAGCGCCGCGTAGACCAGCCAGGACTCAGGCAGGGGCCGCACCGACCAGTCCGCCGCAGCATGGTCCTTGGCTAGGCGCAGGCCGAGAGTCTCCTCAACCACCGCGCCCAGGCCCACATGCTGGCGTCCCAACAGTCGCGCCGCCAGCTCCGTGTCAAAAAGACTCGCCGGTGCCAGGCCCAGCTCAGCCAGGCAGGGCAGGTCCTGGTCCGCAGCGTGCAGAATCCACTCGGGTCCGTCCAAGGCCTGGGCCAGCCCTTCCGTACCGCCGCAGGTGACCGGGTCGATCAGAATGGTGCCGCAGCCCTCCCGGCGCAGCTGGACCAGGTAGGCGTCCTGGCCATAGCGGAAACCAGAGGCACGCTCCGCGTCAACTGAGATCGGCCCGGTGCCGCGCGTCAGCCGTGCCGTCGCCGTCGCCAGGGAAACCGGGTCCGCGACTAACGGAGGTACACCTTCGCGAGGCGCGCGCAAAGGGATAATGTCCTCCTCCAGAACCGGATCGTCAGTTGTGCCTGGAGGATCTACCGGCATCGGCACCGCGTTCTGACTCAACGGTCCATCCTCGCTACTGTCAGTGGGATGGCGAGGTCCGGGGAACTACCTGCTGATAGATGGATGGTGGTGTACCAGGCGGTCAGGTGCGGGCCCAGGTCCGTCGTCGTCGGAGACCAGGAGGCGCGGATCTCTGCCTGGGCGGAGGCGTCAGAAAGCTCCAAGCTGCCAAAGGTCTCCGAGACCACGCGGGTCACGGTGCCGACGAGCGCGCGGTAACCGACGCCGGCCTGCGAGAGGCTCTCGGTCAGCCAGGACCAGGCTGCCCGCCCAAGCGCCCCGTCAGAGACCATGGCGTCCTCAATCCGCGTGCGTACCTGGACCACTACACGCAGGTCTCCATCCCAGGCACTTTGGCCCGCAGGGTCGTGCAGTACCACAAAACGCCCGGAGGCTACGGCTTGACCGTCAGACTCGAGTTGTGTGGCGGCACTGATGGCGGCAGTGAAAGGGGCGATGCCTGAAGGACCGGGAACCTCTTCAACAACCATCTGGCGGGGAAGTGGAGCGTGACGCAGGGATAGAAGCACCTCGTGAAACCGCTCGGGTGCCTCCGCATCGGCG belongs to Actinomyces trachealis and includes:
- a CDS encoding HRDC domain-containing protein; the protein is MPMPVDPPGTTDDPVLEEDIIPLRAPREGVPPLVADPVSLATATARLTRGTGPISVDAERASGFRYGQDAYLVQLRREGCGTILIDPVTCGGTEGLAQALDGPEWILHAADQDLPCLAELGLAPASLFDTELAARLLGRQHVGLGAVVEETLGLRLAKDHAAADWSVRPLPESWLVYAALDVELLADLREALGEELASVGKDEWAAQEFEHLRTRPPKPAKTDPWRKTPRAGKAVRSPRSLAVLRELWTVREEIAKEEDRTPSKVLPHAALIAASLARPTSRKKLASLREFSSRQARLHQEEWWQAVERALALPDSELPAPHAQLAPGELPQPRSWARHHADAAEMLALVRQTVRDRADELRLPQELLLSPDTQRHLAWELGRAGERHPSRMTVQEVLESHHARPWQVEQSAQALSDALA
- a CDS encoding DUF3000 domain-containing protein, with protein sequence MAALRAIPFPDSLIYVTVISQETNAADAEAPERFHEVLLSLRHAPLPRQMVVEEVPGPSGIAPFTAAISAATQLESDGQAVASGRFVVLHDPAGQSAWDGDLRVVVQVRTRIEDAMVSDGALGRAAWSWLTESLSQAGVGYRALVGTVTRVVSETFGSLELSDASAQAEIRASWSPTTTDLGPHLTAWYTTIHLSAGSSPDLAIPLTVARMDR
- a CDS encoding NAD(P)/FAD-dependent oxidoreductase, whose translation is MARVVVLGAGVSGHTAAQHLRRLLPRENEVVVISPNSHWNWIPSNIWVGTGRMREEQVVFPLAPIYKRKGITFHQAKAVAIHPEGTLTDERPQVELVFTEPGREGETRRLAYDYLINATGPKLNFDATPGLGPEVGNSLSVCTASHAVQTAAELRKVIEAARVGERQRLVIGTGNGTCTCQGAAFEYTFNVDFELREAGVRDMCEIVYLTNEAELGDFGVGGMRFRQAGYQTTSQLWTESLFRERGVKAISGAAVKRVEEGSLVYESLDGKTHRLDFDFAMLLPPFSGQPIKAYDRVGEDITSTVFAPSGFMKVDADYTLRPYEEWSADDWPRTYQNPTYPQLFAAGIAFAPPHAISKPRKTPNGTLIAPAPPRTGQPSGTIGRACAESIADMVRGRNKPLHHASMAEMGASCVASTGANLLTGSAAAMIMFPVVPDERKYPETGRHPYHTRGEIGLFGHWIKYMLHHLFIYKAKSRLGWSLLPE
- the pflA gene encoding pyruvate formate-lyase-activating protein; the protein is MTDTITSATRGGRDQDFLAPAARLRGAGIGGLEELTDLQRSERLARMREGSLGSIHSWELVTAVDGPGTRMTVFLNGCPLRCLYCHNPDTFLMKDGEPVSADELLRRMKRYRGVFRASGGGITLSGGEVLMQPAFAARLLRGAKEMGIHTCIDTSGFLGANCTDEMLDDIDLVLLDVKSGTEEIYKHVTGRELAPTIAFGDRLAAKGIEIWARFVLVPGLTDAPENVEQVARIIERWRSSVTRVEVLPFHQMGTDKWDALGLDYQLRDTRPPEPELIESTRAIFRSHGFVVH